The genomic DNA ATCTCCGCGCAATGGCCTTATCCGCGGCTCGTCGCGCATCGCTGCGGCGGCACGCTCGCGCCGGAAAACACATTGGCCGGTTTCGACGCCTGCGTGCGCTACGGCTATCGCATGGTCGAATTCGACGCGAAGCTGTCCGCCGACAACGCGCTGTTCCTGCTGCACGACGACGAGCTCGATCGCACGACCAACGGCCACGGGCCGGCGGCCACCCACACATGGCAGGAACTCTCCGTTCTCGATGCCGGCGCGTGGCGCGGCGCTGAGTTCGCCGGCACGCGACTGCCGACGCTGGCCGACGCAGCGCAACGTTGCGCGCGCGACGGCATCGCCGCGAACATCGAGATCAAGCCGTGTCCGGGCCGCGAAGTCATAACCGGCACCCTGGTCGCCCAAGGCGCGCTCGCGCTGTGGCAAGGGCAGACACCGCCGCTGCTGTCGTCGTTCTCGTTCGACGCGCTCGCCGCCGCGCGTGCTGCCGCGCCGTCGCTGCCGCGCGGCATGCTGTTCGAGCAGGTGCCTGCGGACTGGCTGGACATCGTGCGCGAACTCGACTGCGTCTCGCTGCACGCGAGTCACCGTTATCTGAGCGAGCCGCTGGTCGCGCAGATCCGTGCGGCCGGGCTGCGGGTGCTCGCCTACACGGTGAACGACCCGGCGCGCGCGCGATTGCTCGAACAATGGGGCGTCGACATGATCTGCACGGATCGGATCGATCTGTTGGCGTGACGCCGCGCTTGCAAGTGCCGCACAAACCCGTG from Paraburkholderia sp. HP33-1 includes the following:
- the ugpQ gene encoding glycerophosphodiester phosphodiesterase; the protein is MDRGISAQWPYPRLVAHRCGGTLAPENTLAGFDACVRYGYRMVEFDAKLSADNALFLLHDDELDRTTNGHGPAATHTWQELSVLDAGAWRGAEFAGTRLPTLADAAQRCARDGIAANIEIKPCPGREVITGTLVAQGALALWQGQTPPLLSSFSFDALAAARAAAPSLPRGMLFEQVPADWLDIVRELDCVSLHASHRYLSEPLVAQIRAAGLRVLAYTVNDPARARLLEQWGVDMICTDRIDLLA